The following proteins are encoded in a genomic region of Arachis stenosperma cultivar V10309 chromosome 4, arast.V10309.gnm1.PFL2, whole genome shotgun sequence:
- the LOC130974218 gene encoding chromatin modification-related protein EAF1 B-like isoform X6, translated as MHGCNSGSALLVNAEVDSMGGVVDGGVGIGLKTSPRRAAIEKAQAELRQEYDVREERRRELEFLEKGGNPLDFKFGNAASVSVQSTSFTDQHHEQLVTSEAKGSFALTASPHGDSVDSSARPGAPSLSEPNTADNLLLFDGVNELAEGEKRSLHSSKRNNIAPSEQSSQIGGTQIAKETEDSAIFRPYARRNRSRPNHGRGASRDGKGLLSDANKQKEHIVPSVSKTKPASSNGEITNNQTTNHPVDNELPGVRAHQTIGSASVPEDKLDITSYRRNLKDQSILPSQDDASQKPIIVPPGEANVVEEKDPPAASADLDPPPSVSTTPPGNESCSGQPNGFGNLKVDKKGAPKEGQNANDALGMKYFDSESYTQTSLARDVHNDSDLCTNTKNVEANGSTIYHPSEFEMKLYSTGCEVLNERNMTNAGESGSTVADEHVDGFQNNSGQMVKSDNEILINNSCMKNMVNDSSNMEGVHDNDSTVSKSGKEESGVLVDHSCYVKESRSDRHQVIMDRSISETPQTASAETVTAAQPGYQPCSTYQLKLTDKAREDSILEEARTIEVKRRRIAELSIHTLPTQNYQKSHWGFLLEEMAWLANDFAQERLWKMTAAAQLCHRASFTSRLRSEKQNKSLGMKILSHNIAKAVMQFWHSVECDADDNLIGGLVESGTVDSSEASRDNRRNSDTVLEASKYMEGQHHVKKAALKVRAYALNFLKDNRSHGRSSQAEAPTTPEKISDSGTVDMSWEDNLSEESLFYTVPPSAMESYRKSVESHFLQCEKTGSSIQEEVETSMYDTPADFGSEEIAYDEDEAETSTYYLAAAYDGSRPPKSLQKRHKNRIKSYTNRSSEVGADLPYARYTTGTQPSTLFGKRPGSLHVGPIPIKRMRTASRQRVVSPFSGVSGTAQAQAKTDASSGDTSSFQDEQSTLHGSQIQKSVEVESAGEFEKPLPFDCAETSVKTKKKKLKNSGSTYDPAWQLDSVALNEQRDHSKKRLDSHHFESNGSSGLYGQHNVKKPKTMKQSLDNNFDNIAPVTNSIPSPAASQMSNMSNPSKFIRIISGRDRGRKSKALKVSAGQPGSGTPWSLFEDQALVVLVHDMGPNWELVSDAINSALQFKCIFRKPKECKERHKILMDRTAGDGADSAEDSGSSQSYPSTLPGIPKALFLGSARQLFQRLREPMEEDTLKSHFDKIIKIGQRNDYRRNQNDNQDIKQLAPVHNSHMIALSQVCPNNLNGGVLTPLDLCDSNATSPELLSIGYQGSHAGGLPLSNHGSVPSALTTSGLNSPITPSSGMGLGNNLSSLSGPLTASVRDSRYGVPRTSPLSAEEQQRIQQYNQMMSGRNMQQSSMSVPGTHSGSDRGVRMLAGGNGMGMMGGVNRSIAMPRQGFQGMGSSSMLSSGGMISSSMVGLPSPVNVNTGVGAGPGNSMLRPREALHMMRPGHNQEHQRQMMVPELPMQVSQGNSQGVPAFSGMSSAFNNQTNPPPVQAYPAHAQQQHQLSQQQTHLSNSHPHLQGPNHATNSQQQVYAFRLAKERQLQQQQRYLQQQQQQFASSNSLIPHVQSQTQTPISSSPMQNSPQAQPQNSSQQVSLCPVTPSPPMTPISSQHQQQKHHLAQHGFSRNPGAGGLTNQTGKQRQRQAQQRQYQQPSRQHPSQPQHVQSQQQGKVPKGIGRGNMVAHQNRSVDPTHLNGLSIPPGSQTVEKGDQVMQMMQGQNHYPGSGLNSNPPSKPLGTAPSNHSQLQQKLQQSGPANTSSKQLQPILSTSDSSIQGQVSPTPSSHITSPTQPSVIASNHHQLKLQYQPESKQINQNQSNVQKMLQQNNQGCMDSAGELTAVPTASQCKTSEPPFDSGISNLVTQVNSFGGTPVGGNSAGSEPPNISQGVVSRSLSTSLPSQPHNAVVQWQQQPLPSQQKSSTQSVLSQQPYQPAEIHQHPQQQQDKERHSPKDVALQHQPQQQVQHLQPGQSSLLIRSPNSEVE; from the exons ATGCATGGATGTAACTCAGGTTCTGCTCTCCTTGTAAATGCTGAGGTTGATTCCATGGGAGGAGTTGTTGATGGTGGAGTTGGTATAGGTCTGAAAACCTCTCCGCGCCGAGCAGCTATTGAGAAGGCTCAAGCAGAGCTTAG ACAGGAGTATGACGTTCGTGAAGAAAGGAGAAGGGAATTAGAATTTCTTGAGAAA GGTGGGAATCCGCTGGACTTTAAGTTTGGAAATGCTGCTTCAGTTAGTGTACAGTCTACATCATTCACTGATCAGCACCATGAGCAGTTGGTGACCAG TGAAGCTAAAGGTAGTTTTGCATTGACTGCTTCTCCTCATGGTGACTCTGTTGATAGTAGTGCTCGACCAGGGGCTCCTTCTCTTAGTGAACCAAATACTGCTGATAACCTCTTACTTTTTGATGGTGTAAATGAGTTGGCCGAAGGTGAAAAGCGTTCTCTACATTCCAGTAAAAGGAATAATATTGCACCATCAGAACAGTCTTCTCAAATTGGTGGGACTCAAATTGCTAAGGAGACGGAAGATTCTGCTATTTTCCGCCCATATGCTCGAAGGAACAGGTCCAGACCAAATCATGGTCGGGGTGCTTCAAGGGATGGGAAAGGGTTACTATCGGATGCAAACAAACAAAAGGAGCACATTGTGCCTTCTGTTTCTAAGACAAAGCCTGCTAGTTCAAATGGTGAGATAACTAACAATCAGACAACTAATCATCCGGTGGATAATGAATTGCCTGGTGTCCGGGCTCATCAAACTATTGGTAGTGCTAGTGTTCCTGAAGACAAATTGGACATTACCTCATATAGAAGAAACTTAAAGGATCAATCTATTCTACCTTCTCAGGATGATGCTTCACAAAAACCTATTATTGTGCCTCCTGGGGAAGCAAATGTGGTTGAAGAGAAGGACCCACCAGCAGCTTCAGCTGATCTTGATCCTCCACCTTCTGTATCTACTACACCACCAGGAAATGAGTCTTGTTCTGGTCAGCCAAATGGATTTGGTAACTTGAAAGTAGACAAGAAAGGTGCACCAAAAGAAGGCCAAAATGCCAATGATGCACTAGGCATGAAGTATTTCGATTCAGAGTCCTACACACAAACTAGTTTAGCTAGAGATGTACATAATGATAGTGATTTGTGTACCAATACAAAGAATGTTGAAGCAAATGGAAGTACCATTTATCATCCAtcagagtttgagatgaaactGTATTCAACCGGTTGTGAAGTTTTGAATGAAAGGAATATGACTAATGCTGGCGAAAGTGGTTCTACTGTTGCTGATGAACATGTTGATGGTTTTCAAAATAATTCTGGTCAAATGGTCAAAAGTGACAATGAGATCCTTATCAATAACTCTTGCATGAAAAACATGGTGAATGATTCTTCCAATATGGAGGGAGTGCATGACAATGATTCTACAGTATCAAAATCTGGTAAAGAGGAAAGTGGTGTCTTGGTGGATCATTCCTGTTATGTCAAGGAAAGCAGATCTGACAGGCATCAAGTTATTATGGATAGGTCAATTTCAGAGACTCCTCAAACTGCTTCAGCTGAAACAGTCACTGCTGCTCAGCCTGGTTATCAACCTTGTTCTACATACCAGTTGAAGCTAACAGACAAGGCTCGtgaagattctattttagaagAAGCACGAACTATAGAG GTTAAGCGGAGGAGGATTGCTGAGTTATCAATTCACACGTTGCCCACACAGAACTACCAAAAATCTCATTGGGGTTTTCTCCTTGAGGAAATGGCATGGTTGGCAAATGATTTTGCCCAG GAGCGTCTTTGGAAGATGACTGCTGCTGCTCAATTGTGTCATCGAGCTTCTTTTACCTCCCGATTAAGATctgaaaaacaaaacaaaagtcTGGGAATGAAAATCTTGTCTCACAACATAGCAAAAGCTGTCATGCAGTTTTGGCATTCAGTTGAGTGTGATGCCGACGATAACCTAATTGGTGGTTTGGTTGAGTCTGGGACTGTTGATTCAAGTGAAGCATCTAGGGACAATAGAAGAAATTCTGATACAGTTCTG GAGGCAAGCAAATACATGGAAGGACAACATCATGTAAAGAAAGCTGCACTTAAAGTTCGTGCATATGCATTGAATTTTCTAAAGGATAATAGATCTCATGGAAGATCCTCTCAAGCTGAAGCACCCACAACACCTGAGAAGATATCTGACTCTGGGACTGTGGACATGTCATGGGAGGATAATCTTTCAGAA GAAAGTCTTTTCTACACGGTTCCTCCATCTGCCATGGAATCATATAGAAAATCTGTTGAATCTCACTTTCTACAATGCGAG AAAACTGGTAGTAGCATTCAGGAGGAGGTTGAAACATCTATGTATGACACCCCAGCAG ATTTTGGATCTGAAGAGATTGCATATGATGAGGATGAAGCAGAAACCAGTACTTACTATTTGGCTGCTGCTTATGATGGTAGCAGACCACCGAAATCTTTACAGAAACGGCATAAAAACAGGATAAAGTCTTACACTAATAGGTCCAGTGAAGTTGGAGCTGATTTGCCTTATGCACGCTATACAACTGGAACTCAGCCATCCACGCTGTTTGGAAAAAGGCCTGGTAGTTTACATGTTGGCCCAATACCAATAAAACGCATGCGTACAGCTTCTAGGCAGAGAGTTGTGAGTCCTTTCTCGGGGGTCAGCGGGACAGCACAGGCTCAAGCTAAGACAGATGCTTCGAGTGGAGATACCAGTTCCTTTCAGGATGAACAGAGTACTTTACATGGATCACAAATCCAGAAAAGTGTGGAGGTGGAGTCAGCTGGAGAATTTGAGAAGCCATTGCCTTTTGATTGTGCAGAAACATCTGttaaaacaaagaagaaaaagctaaAAAATTCG GGTTCTACATATGATCCGGCATGGCAATTGGATTCTGTTGCTCTAAATGAACAG AGGGATCATTCAAAGAAGAGATTGGATAGCCATCACTTTGAATCCAATGGTAGTAGTG GTTTATATGGGCAACATAATGTGAAGAAGCCAAAGACGATGAAGCAATCGCTTGATAACAATTTTGACAATATTGCTCCAGTGACTAATTCTATTCCTTCCCCAGCTGCTTCACAAATGAGCAACATGTCCAACCCAAGTAAATTTATTAGGATAATTAGCGGACGTGACAGGGGCAGGAAATCCAAAGCACTGAAG GTCTCTGCTGGACAGCCTGGTTCTGGAACCCCATGGTCACTATTTGAAGACCAG GCACTTGTTGTCTTGGTGCATGATATGGGTCCAAATTGGGAGCTTGTAAGTGATGCTATCAACAGTGCtcttcaattcaag TGTATCTTTCGGAAGCCAAAAGAATGCAAGGAGCGCCACAAGATTTTAATGGACAGAACTGCTGGCGATGGTGCTGATAGTGCTGAAGACTCGGGATCTTCTCAGTCTTATCCATCTACACTCCCAGGAATTCCAAAGGCACTATTCCTC GGTAGTGCCAGGCAGTTGTTCCAACGTTTGCGAGAGCCAATGGAGGAGGATACCCTGAAATCTCATTTTGATAAAATCATAAAGATTGGGCAGAGGAATGATTACCGTAGGAATCAG AATGATAACCAGGATATAAAACAATTAGCACCTGTCCATAATTCACATATGATTGCTCTTTCTCAAGTCTGCCCAAACAACTTGAATGGAGGTGTTTTAAC GCCGCTTGATCTCTGTGATTCAAATGCAACAAGCCCAGAGCTCCTATCCATTGGGTATCAAGGTTCTCATGCTGGCGGCTTACCATTATCAAATCATGGTTCTGTACCATCAGCCCTTACAACTTCTGGGTTGAACTCTCCTATTACACCGTCTTCTGGTATGGGTCTTGGAAATAACTTGTCTTCACTATCTGGTCCGTTGACTGCCTCTGTCAG GGATAGCAGATATGGAGTTCCAAGAACCTCACCTTTATCAGCAGAAGAACAGCAGAGAATACAACAATATAATCAGATGATGTCTGGCAGAAACATGCAGCAATCTAGCATGTCAGTTCCTGGAACTCATTCCGGAAGTGATCGTGGTGTTCGCATGTTGGCTGGTGGAAATGGTATGGGCATGATGGGTGGGGTGAACAGAAGCATTGCAATGCCAAGGCAGGGGTTTCAAGGGATGGGATCATCATCGATGCTCAGCTCTGGGGGCATGATTTCTTCCAGTATGGTGGGGTTGCCAAGCCCCGTAAATGTGAACACTGGAGTTGGTGCCGGACCAGGCAACTCAATGCTTAGACCTCGTGAGGCTCTGCATATGATGAGG CCTGGCCACAATCAAGAACATCAAAGGCAAATGATGGTTCCAGAACTACCAATGCAGGTCAGCCAAGGGAACAGTCAAGGTGTTCCAGCTTTTAGTGGGATGAGTTCTGCTTTTAATAATCAGACAAATCCACCACCTGTTCAAGCATACCCTGCTCATGCCCAGCAGCAGCATCAGTTGTCCCAGCAACAGACCCATCTCAGCAATTCTCATCCTCATCTTCAAGGTCCTAATCATGCTACGAATTCACAGCAACAAGTTTATGCATTCCGATTGGCAAAAGAAAGGCAACTACAGCAACAGCAGCGTTATctgcagcagcagcagcagcagttTGCCTCATCAAATTCACTGATTCCACATGTTCAGTCACAAACTCAGACACCCATATCATCATCACCTATGCAGAACAGTCCCCAAGCGCAACCACAAAATTCATCTCAACAAGTATCTCTTTGCCCTGTAACACCATCACCTCCTATGACTCCCATATCATCCCAGCACCAACAACAGAAGCATCACCTTGCACAACATGGATTCAGCAGGAATCCTGGTGCTGGCGGGTTGACTAATCAAACGGGGAAGCAACGGCAACGTCAGGCACAGCAGCGGCAGTATCAACAGCCTAGTAGGCAGCATCCTAGTCAGCCGCAGCATGTACAGTCTCAACAGCAAGGTAAAGTTCCGAAAGGAATTGGAAGAGGAAACATGGTGGCCCACCAGAATCGTTCTGTTGATCCTACACATCTAAATGGTCTCTCCATACCTCCAGGAAGTCAAACTGTTGAGAAAGGGGACCAAGTCATGCAGATGATGCAAGGCCAAAACCACTATCCTGGATCTGGTTTGAATTCAAATCCACCCTCGAAGCCATTGGGTACTGCTCCTTCAAATCATTCCCAGTTGCAGCAAAAGCTACAACAATCTGGACCAGCAAACACTTCATCAAAGCAATTGCAACCAATATTATCTACTTCTGATAGTAGCATTCAAGGGCAAGTTTCACCAACACCATCATCTCATATAACGTCACCTACACAGCCCTCTGTTATTGCTTCTAACCATCATCAACTGAAGCTACAGTATCAGCCAGAGTCTAAGCAAATTAATCAGAATCAATCAAATGTTCAGAAAATGCTGCAACAAAACAATCAG GGTTGTATGGATTCTGCTGGTGAGCTAACAGCTGTTCCTACGGCATCTCAATGTAAAACATCCGAACCTCCATTTGATTCCGGTATTTCCAATCTAGTTACACAGGTGAACTCTTTTGGGGGCACACCTGTTGGTGGAAATTCAGCTGGAAGTGAGCCACCAAATATTAGTCAAGGGGTGGTATCAAGATCGTTATCAACCAGCTTGCCTTCTCAGCCACATAATGCTGTGGTGCAGTGGCAGCAGCAGCCATTGCCTTCTCAACAGAAGTCTTCAACACAGTCTGTCCTGTCTCAACAGCCATATCAGCCAGCAGAAATACATCAGCATCCACAGCAGCAGCAAGATAAGGAGCGACATTCTCCCAAAGATGTGGCTTTGCAACATCAACCCCAGCAGCAAGTGCAACATTTACAACCAGGGCAGAGCAGTTTGCTTATCCGTTCACCTAATTCTGAAGTGGAATGA